Part of the Athalia rosae chromosome 2, iyAthRosa1.1, whole genome shotgun sequence genome, tgttgttgttgttgttggtaaCGTGTTGTGCAAATGTGACTTTGAAAATGGAAGAGTACAATCGAAACGAAACCGTTTCGAAAACAATACGGCGACTAGCGATcatcgtttgatttttctttttctttttttttttatataaagaattaaaaaaaaattatatatatatatatatatacacagaaatgtatacgtatgtatatagattgTTTGTCCAGTtcagttattatacatatatagtatatacataaattatataaattattaaaataaataatattacatcTCCGGGTGATTCGAATGTTACGGTGgcattgtttttgtttttttttttttccccccttctaATTCTTCCGCAAGATGAAATTGGTCACCTCGtccgaaagaaaaggagaagccACCGTCGGTCGGACCCCCGTCGAGATCTTCGGTGCAGCTCGCGATCGGCTATGGATTCTCTGGAGACAGGGTGACGGACCGAAAATCTCCGAAGAGTTCAAGGTCGTTCACCTCGCCACGCtcgaaatcgatgaattaatGCTGGTATCCGGAGTAGGCCTGGTTCTGGGCGGCGTAGTTCGAGTTGCGATCGTCCCAACCGGAAGAACCACCGGAGGACCATCCGCCTCCGCTGCCGCCCGACGACCATCCACCGGTGTTACCGCCCGAGGACCAACCGCCGGCGTTGTAGGCAGTCGGTGAACCGTGACCGTGCTCGTGCTCGTGTCCGTGTCCGTGTCCGTGACCGGAGAATAGGGACTTGAGACCGACGAATGCGGAAATCGCTATCGAGATGAGGGAGGCAAGAATAGCCTTTTTGGCGATCAGAGCGAGTCCGAAGTAGGCGAGGACGGCGAGGGCGCCGATTTTCACTTTCGCGGCCAACAAGAGGGGGAGGATAGACTTCAGgatcttcttctttccacGACCTGCgaacattcgaaaaataaacaccGCGTTAGACTCGAAGTTTCATTATAATAACATTACGCTTCGACACGTGCCTGAATTAACTATACGGACGGAATTTCGTTAACGCGCTTTCCGTTTCAACGAAGCGAACTTTCCATTTCTCTCGATTGTCTCTTTTAGAAGTCTAAATTGTCGCTTCACTTTTCCATCCAcggctgtatatatatatatatatatatatacatatatgtatacggccGCCGAAAATGGCGTgtcgcttacaattagtctgCCACTACTTCGAACGGTATATCGCGGTACGACGATCGTCCTCGATCGTGATTTCGTCACGGTATATAACGTTGAGTAAGGTCGCGTTAACCCTGACAATGATCCTCGTGGTTtgcactttgttttttttccccctatcTTTTTATCCGTCGTTTAAATCCTCGGTCGACGCTTTTTACTACCGGGCGCGTTTGTCCTCGCCTCCGTCTAATTAGACCGAACATCGTAATGATCTGGATTTTTTACCTTCAACGACCTCGTCGACGGCTTGACGAATCTCGTCGGGCACGGAGCTCGACAGAGCGCGGGCGGAGTTGCTGAATTCCTCGATCATCGGCGAGAAATTGAtctagaagaagaaaaagaaaaaaaaacgaatgaaatcaatGGTCGGTAAATAGCAGTGATCGATAGCCGGAGTTCGACGATTGCCCGACATTCGTTTGCTTTTATTGCAACCACCCGATCCATATCCATTCACCTTCGGTTTATAGCCTCTCACTTTCGAGAATCACCGACTCAACAATCGGGCAACgtgtcttctttctttttaggACCGTCTTGTACGGTAGCACGTGCCCGCCGAAATGAGAGGCGATAATTTTACGCTTTTTATACCGACTAAAAGATTCTTTACGGCAATTTCTTTTTATGCAATATTATTCAACgatcttgaaaataaaaattctaccaAAAGTTCAGGGACCTCGCGATTCTGCGATCGATGCAATTGCCATACGAACGTTAAATAATTGCATCGCGTGTagaggggggggtgggggtgggggggtaattttttttgccccgtacttttttttttttcgttttttttcaatcgtacgAACTGCGTAGCGTGGGTATTATTTCTCACCTGCAGACTGCGTCCGCTGACGAAACCGCTGATCTTGTCTGTCACGAAATTTTCGAGCGTAGTTTGTCGCTCGGCTACGGTGGTTTTCGTCTCGATTTCCTGGTCGTAAACGACGTCGTCGCCGGTTTTCGCCGAACGCGAATCCTTCGATTTGATCAAGTTAACACCGCGCACAATCTCGAGTTTATCCTGACCGAAGAAATCCTTGGCACGACGGTAGAGGCTCTTCTGAACGCACGATATGCTGTCCTGCTGAAGACATTCGTCGATCGTCTGGGCGGCAGCGACCGCGGCCACTAGTAAAACGGCGAGtagtaatttcattttcgttaattcttcttttgttttctttttgttttttttttttaattagacGAGAACTTGTCCTGTCGttttatcggtttttttttttgaccaaattcacttctgattttttatacCGAATGCCTGTACGcgttttggctttttttttttaccagcgGACCTTGCGCGGTAGGAAGCGAATTTTCGTGTGGTCCATCGGTCAGGCTCTTTAGCTTATATTTGGCGGGCCCCCACCTCGGGCCCCTGAgccccaccttttttttttttcttctattcacGTCGTGTGTGTCATCCGTGTCCCCGTGATACACGTCCCAAAGGCAGCGACCAACCGATTCTCAACAGGGAAATCACTCCGCCAATCCTCCGTCGGTTCTCACGGAAGGGGGCACGAGGCGTGTCGACGATTCACgttaaacgtacgtacgcacgtacacgcGCGTCTCACGCATACCTCTCTGTCCACCTCGCCTCTTCCGCAACCGCCGAGTGATAAAACTCACGACCGCCTCGTTTGTATGAGTTCACGGTGTCCGTCGGGCCCACCGTCGAACTATCTAACTGCCATAATATGCTAAAACCTGTTAGAAAACCGTCAACGCGCCTCACCGGCTTTGTGCACTTTACGAGCTCGAAGCGATATACCTCCGCATTCGTGAATTAATTGTCCGCGAAGCGCGGGGGTATACGGGCAATTTCTTTCTATTTGCTTTgttcctcgtttcttttttttcatttttcgcttaTCCTCAACtctcctatttttcttttttttgttttttttttttcaagtacgtGTCGCGCATCGCATTATCGCAAGATAATTTAAGCCGCGCAGGTACGGTACAGTCTTTTCAGTGTCATGCTCATTCGCTCTTATCCTGTATACGCGCAAGTACTTCGGCACAGCCGATCGACTCTCTTCATCGGCTTTCCAagttctaaaaattttctagggGGTCACCCCGCGTCGCCTAAGCGCGCACCCCGTCCATCTACCATTTCTAATGTACTTGCGGTAATAGATCACCGCGAAATAGCGGGCCTGTGTGGGTCTGAGGTTATTATCGGTGAAACTAGACGCGAATCGCATAGATATCGTCGCGGAATGCGCGTGTACGAAAGGCAAAGTGTACCATGGACCGTATAATGTGGGTAtagccgattttttttttcggttataTCCTGACATTCTATGTCAGTAGGACGAACGATATTGAGATTCTCAAATACGAATCAcctacgatgaaaaatttcttcgatcgagACCTCGACATCCGTGGGATGTGACGATGACCTTTGATTCGCGATATTTCCAAGGAGATTCGCTATGCGGTGAATCACGCGCGTCGCCGCATTTGTATCGGATTTTGTTTCCGTTTcaatttcgttcattttttttttttcaattcgttgacgataaatgttttttcttccttttttttttctttttttgggtGCGTTACGGATGCAGATCCGCTGTGTATACgtaagatatacatatatatatgtatatatataatatatatatacgtgtagttCGGgcatgaatgaaagaaaactaGTATCAAGTTCAGACATCCCGGATACGACCTTCATTGCCTTGCGCCTCGCGACGACCACTTTCTATTCTCTGCTCCGCAGCTCGCTCGATTCGCtgtatcattttcatttcgtttctttcggtTCAACGTGGAACTGCCTCATGGTTATAACCGGCAAGAGGCGTTGCCCCCTCGGCACAAGCGGCGATTATATTCCGCAGCCCGACGAGAGGTCTGCCACGCGCGCCCGCGTTTTACGTCCTCGTCGTCTCGCACCCGagttacaattattattatattatagcgTCGTTAACAATCGTTGAAACTCCTAGATCTGCCAACCCGCCGCACGTGTTCGACGGGTCTTCGATTTCGACGCTCGTTCCGTCGATTTCCCGCagccgaagaagaagatacTAAATCAAGGGAAACGCtgatgggggggagggggggaggggagataattttttgatagaaattttgtaaaaaaacgaaagttgTGACATTTATATGCGCTCGATTAATATATTCTTGGAGACTGATTTCCTCCGAACCGGAATATAACTGCCGTTTAAACGCGTCGTTTAATCGCACCGATCGATCATCGATTACACCGATTGTATGTAATTAAGAATGTCGAACACGGTCGCTCGTGTCctgacttttatttttccaaggtCGAATATCGTCGgggaatttttcttcgcttttatcattttctgattattatttttcataacggGACGCCGAATGTATAAGGGCCGAGGAGGTCGGCTGCGTTCAAAAGAAGTCGATAACATACCGCGCGATGtccaaataattataatctcgGTGCGAGGGGGCCGCGCTACGGCAGCTGCCGAGGCGACTGACACACATATTCCGGGTAccaaaatcaacaaaatattcgatttaaaattcaaatttctttctcgAGCTGTAACGAGTTTGGAATGTAACGGGTCCCGTCGCGCTTCTTTCTCGGATCGGTGGGTGCGGCCCTGCCCATGGCGGGCAACGATACCGATCGTCGAGCGGCGGCGTTGATTCCGAGCTCTATCGGCGAATAGAAATGTaccgaaaattatttatcctaCGTACGGATGTGCGTATTAGGGTCTAATTCGTACGGCGAATCGTCCGCTCGAGCGAGCtgcctttatttttttgccctTGAGATTCGAATTGTTTTGAAAAACTCAGGAGAGAGAACCGAGCTGCACACACTGCGCGTTCGCAGGTGGCGATCGTTCCGTGGGGCAGAATACAGTGGTGCTTCGaatgtgtttcttttttcgctttctttgTTAACGGTTCTTTCAATTCTCGTTTACACACTTTCGCTTCGACTTTTTTAAAGGCTTAAGGTCAAAATTATTTAGACAAACGCGTTCCGCGACCGTTTCGGTTAATGAAAGAACACGTTTCCCGCCTTCAACGATTTACACTCGCTCGATTAATCGCCGAGAAAATCTGTCGGAGGATGGGTAATTTTCAGgatttcgtttcgtcgttccTAAATTATAAGTGCACGCGTACATGACAATGCCGCGATACACGCGTACTTAACATAAATAAGATCACCGACTCGGATTGACCGATTCGAATCCGCACTGCGGATATGTAAAATACATCCGTCGACTTTCTCTCCGTACAGAAGCAGGGTACGTGTACATCGCCAGACGTCGTCCTTTGATCGTGTTGACGCGACCATCGGGGAGCGAATTTGATGagaattgaatagaaaatgaaatttatcacGTCCATaacgaatataattattataaacgtaTACGAATACCCACCGTATCCAGCGAAAGTTGGCTAACCTGTTTACAACAAACGCATATAACACACGTGAGTGTACTTAGAGACCAAACAAAAACctcgtaaaaaaaacaacaaactttTTTAAATGAACTGGAATAACTGCAAATTACCTTGTCTTCCCTAACTATTACCCCTCATGATTTCtgtcacttttcttttctctaaattccagattcgttttttttttgttttacttttttttctcaaactgaacttttttttctctctcccgctctcgCGCGGGAGTGTGCGTAGGAAATTAATCGTCTTTGCTGCGAATAAAGCTGATTCTTcatcttttcagtttttattttttcctctctctttttccaccctgcgaaatgaaatgaaaatttggggGTACGACAGAATAGTATGCAATGATATGATTTTTACATAAAGATATACACCCGTATGTATTCGGATGGGCCGCAGCCAGTACCTATAAATGCATGCACGGAGCGCAACGCACATTAACCGTCTGCATCCGTCCGAGAGGAACGCATCTCGTTTTATGATATTccaatcagaaaaaaaaggcccCACGTTATGTGGGTCAGTCGGTCATTTCACCGACTATCCGATCCCCCTCTcaacccccctccctcccgaACCCTCCTTCTCGTTCTTccgttctcctttttctttctcttccttcattctctctccctcttttttttccttcctcatTGCCCGGTGAACCCGGTGAAGCGAGATAAAGCTATCCTCCCATCGATGATCCGCCTTCTAAAAGAGATAGGCACTATGtgaacgaacgtacgtattcgatttatacgtatacgtatatatataaaaggtGAGCACACGGAGTGTAGGTGTATACGGGTATGTTAtattctcctcctcttttcctctctcgaGTCTTACAAACGACatactttcttcttctcagcccgctattttcttcttcgtcttttttttttgttctccttttatttcttactggtttttttttttttttttttttcttcttcttcgttttttattttatttcatttattttaccatCGCTAGATATATATACTCTTTGGCTGAAAGAGGCACTCGACGATCGTTTATTACCCGAGGCGATTTATCGACGGCTTTGCAGGACAACTTGACCAAGTAGCCTCGTTTCTCACCTTCTTCATATTCGAGATTATTCGGAATATTTATATCGTTAATCGGTTGTGTAGACTGATCAACGATATCGATTAATATTCAATATCGGATTATCGCTAATTCATCGCTTCCGGCTCGCcgtaacgaaaataataattcttaattctacatatatagatatatatataccttttttttctttttgttcgttctttctttataTCGATGAGTTTATTTGTACAAAATCACAAGcttaaaagacaaaaaaaaaaattgtaaattatgtaacgagagaaataaatagcAACAATTACATTAAATGTTATagtatatatgaataaataattcttttctttttttttaacactaATAATACGTTGGGTGTgtgtaatgtatattatatatgaatTTAACACAGTTTTGAGCATGTACGCGTCCCCGGAAGAATAGTAACGTgaattgaacttttttttttctctccatgaGGTATGATGTGTCTTTGGTCACGTGCGTGCGGTTGCAGTTTTTAGGGTTTGGGGAATTTTccgtatgaattatttattggcTTTCGCTATTCCGACCGAGGTATTCGCGTGTATTTTTCTCTGAGGTGTGTCGCTACGCCGTTAAAATGTCAGTTTGCGGATTGCTTCTTTTCTTAAGGAACTAGGAAAGTCGATATTCGCTGTAtcgtataaatttgaaaagtcaCTTTCTATAAAACGAGCTTTTTCGTCACCGTCGCAATTCGTTATCCCTACAAAAGAAGGGGTCCGACGTGCGTTCCGATATGTCCTTTTCTTcaacgtccgtccgtccgtccgttcgtcgtCGTGTATTTTCGAGTCCGTCAATAGCAGTCGTTCGGTAAATCTGTTCGGTAGCATACGTATTTGTGTCATACGAATAGAAACGATAAGTAAGAACTTTCACTCGATATTTTCACCGGGTCGTTTGCACCGCAATTGTTTTGCCCGCGATCGATCCGCTTCTAACCGAGAATCCGCCATTTTTCCACAAAATATATCTATTTTCCGTCACTGTGCATCGGTAGGCGTTCGTCACATTTGTCCGTCGTCGTCAACCGAACTTGACATAAAGTTCAAAGTTTCTTCCAATGCATACTTATAGTTTTTCTAAGAATTTTGGATCGCGTAATCGTCGGCGTATCCCCGGTAGGGAAGTTCGGTAAGTTGAAGGTAATCGAGGGAGCGTTTGTGCCCGTGACCGTGACCTTCTTGTGCGTAGATCACGTGATGACCGCCGCCTTCGTCGTGACCCCCGGCCAATTTTTTCGCTGCCACGATCAACGACAGCATCAGAGCCAGACCGGAAACCATCAACGCCTTCATCGCCAGAAGACCGAGCGCACCCAGACCCAGAGCGCCCATCATTTTCCCTGACGACATCATaatcgaaatgttgaaagtgTTCGAGAATCACGCACGACTCGGAAAACTtaacaattatattttacccATCATCAGAGCCATCATCATGACGCCCCCTCCGCCGCCCTTTTTTCCGCCTCCGCCGCCTCCTCCGAAACCACCTCCTTCTTTACGAGCTGTAATCAGATTGGAGTCTCTTAAAATCCGCCATCGAGAAACCGTGTGGATCCGCGGCGATCGTTTTCCGATCATCCGTTACCTTGTCCCGCACTGGGGAGACTTTCCTTCAGCGCGGTTTCCAAATTGTCCGGAAGAATGCTGGGCAGTTTGACCCGGAGTTCCCGACCTTCCAAAAAGTTTACCACCTGGCCGACCACCCCGAGATTTCGCATGTTCCTAGCTCGCCTCGGTGTGCCCGGCGAAGAGGACTCCACCAATTTCACGCCGTCCGACAACTCGATGTTCGGAATACCCGAAGATTTGTCGAGAAATTGTCTGACGACTCGCCGAACAATACGAACCCCTTGGCACGAGACCGAAGCATTTTTCGGATCCTCCGACAAACAGTGGCTAGTAAAACTTCCCAGAACACCGTCGGGACGATCCGACCAAATGTGACGATCTTCGTCGGCCGAACATCCGATAAAAGTCAGCAGTACGTACAACGAGAGGAGAATCAGTTCCCGATAACTACccataatttttcgttcttgttttttttttgtttttttttttttttttgttttcttttggAACACACAAATCACTGCCGCGCGAACACTCTGACCTTACGGAAATCGACCGTTCTGCGGACGATTGAACATCCGCTCGACGAGGACGGAAATAATTTCTGGACCTCCTTCgatttgtcaaaaaatttgatttcaacaCACCTCGCGAAGTATCGATTGTTATGTTATTGTTCGATGTTTTAGAACCTACAGTGGAGGTCCGAATGATGAGCAAATGAGCTAGTTTCCGTTTATATACATCATCCGAGGGGATTGCACCGCAAAAAATAGACAATCTATGTACAGAGGATATATATACCTGGCTCGAGTTTTTCACCTCAGATTCGTTCGATTCTTATTTCGAAGGTTTCAGAGCGTTACAGTTTACCATTGTCGAGATGAGGCCAGTGCCTCGCTATGCTATCTCATCGTCATCTCCTATGCCGTCCAACCGAACGGACAATTACGTTATACTTTCACAATTCATTGGGACTTTAGGAGACAATCTCATTTTAGTGGAGCACACCGACCGCAGTGAATGTAAAGTACACCGCGCCGCCTCAAGTTCAATGCCAGAGCCGCGCGGGACATTCTCTTCATATCCTcataatttcgatgaaaaactcGCACGCGAGTTCAACAATTCTTAATCCACGGTCTGCCGTAACCGTCTCgcatgtgtatacctatatacccgcgTATACCAGGTGTAATATATTCGCCTGAGTTGAAATTATGTAAACTACTCGTTAGATTTATGGAccatttttcatccgtcgATGAAACGCgtgtttcttctctctctctctctctctcgttttttctaaTTGCTGATTTCGTTCAATTACGCTAATTAGTTTCGAGCCGATCGCGTACGCGAACGGACGAAATAAAAGTATatcgaaaagaaacgagagaaaaacgaaaaaaacaaattaaaaagagagaaacaaaaagagtaaaaaaaaaaaaagaagaaaaactgaaacacGTAATTATCGAAGTTTGAATTCAGAAAATTGCACGAGTGAGAGGAAGTCATAACGGACACGAGAGTGTGGATGAAGATGGAAGAGTCCGAATGTAGATCATCTCCGTAAAGGTATACCTTTCTCTTTTGCTCCACTTTTGGGAGTCTCGCATTAACAGCAACAGAGTCGGCCGATGATCGACCAGTCGCCACCGTGCCACCGCCACCCTTTCCCCTCGAAATCATCGACCGCCGGACTcgtacgaaaaagaaaaaaaaggaaatgaaatgaaaaagaaacgaatcgaatgaacgtaaaacgaaatacatggaaaaaaaaagtcaaagataATATCTAACGCCAACTAGCGACGTCCGGTGCAACGGCGTTGACGCGGTCTTTCCTTTTGTCTATAAACCCGAAAATCTTTCGCGGACCTTTCTCGAACTATCCATCTATCCATTGGAGAACCTTATTCCATACACCTGCGTTGTATCGTGGTATCGGTACAGCCACGGACATAAAGATCCCTCGAGCGAAAGCTGTGAACGCTTTTTTCGGGATGATTGAATAGCAAATCACCGTTCACCGGATCGTTTTTCACCTCGATTAAATATCGTTGCGCGAATATACGCTTTACGCGTACTATATATTCGTGTCACTGGAacaaatcttttctttttttttttctaccgatagTTTCGGAAATCGACCGAACAAAGAGATTAGGTACACTTTCGACAACggctcacttttttttctttcctttttttttcttgtttcttttaattttcatcccgtcgattcttttttcccatTATCGTCCAGGCGGAATCGTCGACCATCCGGATCCACGGTATACCTTGTACATATCTTTTATGTACATTGTAGCAGAAACGTTCGATTCATTACGTCAAGGTGGTGGGAATCGTTACCGTTAACTAGAGCGGGTACCAGTTAAAAGCTGCTCTTAATCTTCCGACCATTCGACGCGAACAACCGGCTACGTTTACATCGAAACTGGTAGGTACATATAAAATGGAACGTACCTCGACTGGATGTGCACATTTTCGGTGAGACGTCGCGCAATGAAAGGCCTATCACATAACGTACACGCTCCGTGTATAGATTATGATTTATTCGTATGAATGTATAATTTAGGTGTAATTGTAATGATAATCGATCAGGAACCGGgagaaattattgttattatcgtcgtcgttgttattatgaTTTTGTTTAATTGATATATAATTCGATATTCCTTGATtagaaaatctgaaaagaaatttgaataacgacTGGAAAGTGTCAACGCGATTTCATCGAACGGACGCTGAAATAAATCTGTCTACTCGATCCTGCTAACTATtggcatatatgtatatatacatcaacTTTTGGAATTATCGTGGTTCGTCATTTTGAAGAGTAAACGTGTGAAATACATTTTATCGACATTATTAGAATGCTGAACCAGCCGTGAGGTGGAATTCGTTGATACTTTATTTCAGCAACGCAGGATATACATCGAAACGATATGGAAAATCAAGATTCGGTAAATCGAAATACGATGGCACGTCAGGCTGCATGAGATTCGTGGACAGTTCGTTCAACATTTTCGCTCGTTTGTTGTATCCGCTTGCGGTAACGTGCGCTGGAAATCGTCGATCTTGTAGTCCTGACGCGCGGTCGCGTAGAA contains:
- the LOC105685695 gene encoding uncharacterized protein LOC105685695 translates to MGSYRELILLSLYVLLTFIGCSADEDRHIWSDRPDGVLGSFTSHCLSEDPKNASVSCQGVRIVRRVVRQFLDKSSGIPNIELSDGVKLVESSSPGTPRRARNMRNLGVVGQVVNFLEGRELRVKLPSILPDNLETALKESLPSAGQARKEGGGFGGGGGGGKKGGGGGVMMMALMMGKMMGALGLGALGLLAMKALMVSGLALMLSLIVAAKKLAGGHDEGGGHHVIYAQEGHGHGHKRSLDYLQLTELPYRGYADDYAIQNS
- the Osi6 gene encoding ATP-dependent RNA helicase DED1, whose translation is MKLLLAVLLVAAVAAAQTIDECLQQDSISCVQKSLYRRAKDFFGQDKLEIVRGVNLIKSKDSRSAKTGDDVVYDQEIETKTTVAERQTTLENFVTDKISGFVSGRSLQINFSPMIEEFSNSARALSSSVPDEIRQAVDEVVEGRGKKKILKSILPLLLAAKVKIGALAVLAYFGLALIAKKAILASLISIAISAFVGLKSLFSGHGHGHGHEHEHGHGSPTAYNAGGWSSGGNTGGWSSGGSGGGWSSGGSSGWDDRNSNYAAQNQAYSGYQH